Proteins encoded in a region of the Marinobacter arenosus genome:
- the flgJ gene encoding flagellar assembly peptidoglycan hydrolase FlgJ, with product MQDYQVKQAQVYTDFSGLNALKSQARTDKQAALEEVARQFESLFLSEMLKSMRKAGDVFAEGNYLNSSQSEFYRDMFDSQLSLTMAKGQGTGLAEALVRQLGQQVPGLDNQGGKLAGHKATLADYDRSLPALSIRLPEQLEKVETVAQSAAPAVEARALPERFDSPEHFVRELLPVAERIARDSGIDPKLMIAQAALETGWGRHMIKGDDSRPSFNLFGIKADSRWQGEAVTITTTEYREGLPLKEQADFRAYPDYESSFRDYVSFLESNPRYREVLSVADQPEVFADKLQEAGYATDPHYGEKIRRIMNRDSLMTLSMGSDGMKE from the coding sequence ATGCAGGACTATCAGGTGAAACAGGCTCAGGTGTATACCGATTTCAGTGGGTTGAATGCCCTGAAATCCCAGGCCCGTACCGACAAGCAGGCCGCGCTTGAGGAAGTGGCGCGCCAGTTTGAAAGCCTGTTTCTGTCCGAGATGCTGAAATCCATGCGCAAGGCTGGCGATGTCTTTGCCGAGGGCAATTACCTCAACAGCAGTCAGTCCGAGTTCTACCGGGACATGTTTGACAGCCAGCTGAGCCTGACCATGGCAAAAGGACAGGGCACGGGCCTGGCCGAGGCCCTTGTTCGCCAGTTGGGGCAGCAGGTTCCGGGCCTGGACAATCAGGGCGGCAAACTGGCAGGCCACAAGGCGACACTTGCCGATTACGATCGCAGCCTGCCAGCGCTGTCCATCCGCCTTCCAGAGCAGCTGGAAAAGGTTGAGACCGTTGCACAGAGCGCAGCGCCGGCGGTGGAAGCACGGGCTTTACCCGAGCGGTTTGATTCGCCGGAGCATTTTGTTCGTGAACTTCTGCCGGTGGCCGAGCGCATCGCCCGCGACTCCGGCATCGATCCCAAGCTAATGATTGCACAGGCGGCCCTCGAAACCGGTTGGGGGCGCCACATGATCAAGGGGGATGACAGCCGGCCGAGTTTTAACCTGTTCGGTATCAAGGCCGACAGCCGGTGGCAGGGCGAGGCCGTCACGATTACCACCACGGAATACCGCGAAGGGTTGCCCTTGAAAGAACAGGCCGATTTCAGGGCCTATCCGGATTACGAATCCAGCTTCCGCGACTATGTGTCGTTCCTTGAGTCCAATCCCCGTTACCGGGAGGTTCTTTCCGTTGCGGACCAGCCCGAGGTGTTCGCGGACAAACTCCAGGAAGCCGGTTACGCAACCGACCCCCATTATGGTGAAAAGATCCGTCGGATCATGAACCGGGATTCACTGATGACGCTGTCCATGGGCAGTGACGGGATGAAGGAGTAA
- a CDS encoding flagellar hook protein FlgE — MAFNTGLSGLRAASVDLDVTGNNIANASTVGFKGSSVQFGDLYANGFLSAGTNPIGDGVRVQDVKQSFGQGNISFTDNGLDMAISGDGFFILNNGGEIRYSRAGQFGIDKDGFVTNNQNMRVQGYTADGDGNLSGIRGDLQIETDNLAPRRTTNLTTDLNLDSREPVLENRVRDIGPLGVAGIQGETFSVQYTDGSPDYAVTIDPAASAREAADTLNGVPGFNASATTTAQLNGLNDAFINGGTFSFNLNINGSPLSLDTSSISSLQDLADAINNSSETAISASVVDDGSGTDVLRVIHNQGETLDYTYSDGTTTVGPTQVLGDVNVTADRVVASVDDPADGSFETAFNSSPIRITNEFNPLDQRTYNHATSATIYDSLGNSHEITQFFVKEPSPGNGVGISEWSVYLQIDGEMVAGTDTTPYTARFDQDGNLQSVNGDPAGEIVVSDWIPKDQNGQPNGADGPPAPGTQVVTPIPEPPTSSAFVVDLGGTTQYGAAFGVNDQQQNGYTTGRLSGLDVSDQGVLFARYTNGQSKALGQVALAAFNNTNGLSPVGETTWVETFESGQPIIGAPDTGTLGSITASSVEESNVDLSAELVNLIIAQRNYQANAKTIETSDAVTQTIINLR, encoded by the coding sequence ATGGCATTTAATACAGGGCTAAGTGGCCTTCGGGCTGCATCGGTGGATCTGGACGTCACCGGTAACAATATCGCGAATGCGAGTACGGTTGGCTTCAAGGGCAGCAGCGTTCAGTTCGGTGATCTTTACGCCAACGGCTTCCTGAGTGCGGGCACCAATCCGATCGGTGATGGTGTCCGGGTCCAGGATGTCAAGCAGTCGTTCGGGCAGGGCAATATCAGCTTCACCGATAACGGGCTGGACATGGCCATCAGTGGTGACGGCTTCTTTATCCTCAACAACGGGGGCGAGATTCGTTATTCCCGGGCGGGACAGTTCGGTATCGACAAAGACGGCTTCGTGACCAATAACCAGAACATGCGCGTTCAGGGGTACACCGCCGATGGTGACGGAAACCTGTCCGGTATCCGGGGTGATCTCCAGATTGAGACTGACAACCTGGCGCCCAGACGAACCACCAATCTGACCACGGATCTGAACCTCGACTCCCGTGAGCCGGTACTGGAGAACCGGGTCCGCGATATCGGACCGCTCGGCGTTGCGGGCATCCAGGGTGAGACGTTCTCCGTCCAGTACACCGATGGGTCACCAGACTACGCCGTGACCATCGACCCGGCGGCTTCCGCACGTGAGGCGGCGGATACCCTCAATGGCGTCCCGGGCTTTAATGCGTCGGCGACAACCACGGCGCAGCTCAACGGACTCAATGATGCCTTTATCAACGGCGGCACCTTTTCGTTCAATCTGAACATCAACGGCAGCCCACTGAGCCTGGACACCAGCAGCATTTCTTCTTTGCAGGATCTGGCGGATGCGATAAACAATTCCAGTGAGACCGCGATCTCGGCTTCGGTTGTTGATGACGGCTCGGGCACCGATGTGTTGCGAGTCATTCATAACCAGGGTGAGACACTCGATTACACCTACAGCGATGGCACCACGACGGTAGGTCCGACCCAGGTTCTCGGCGATGTGAATGTGACCGCCGATCGGGTGGTGGCCAGCGTTGATGATCCTGCGGACGGCAGTTTCGAGACGGCGTTCAACAGCTCTCCGATCCGGATCACCAACGAATTCAACCCGCTGGACCAGCGCACGTACAACCATGCGACATCCGCGACAATCTACGACAGCCTCGGTAACTCCCATGAAATTACCCAGTTTTTCGTAAAAGAGCCCTCGCCGGGCAATGGCGTGGGTATCAGCGAGTGGTCTGTTTACCTGCAGATCGATGGTGAAATGGTTGCCGGCACCGATACCACGCCGTACACCGCACGCTTTGACCAGGATGGCAACCTGCAATCCGTGAATGGCGATCCCGCCGGTGAGATCGTGGTGAGTGACTGGATCCCGAAAGATCAGAACGGCCAGCCGAATGGCGCAGATGGCCCACCAGCACCAGGCACGCAGGTCGTTACGCCCATTCCGGAGCCGCCAACCTCGTCCGCCTTTGTGGTTGATCTTGGTGGAACCACCCAGTACGGAGCCGCATTCGGTGTCAATGACCAGCAGCAGAACGGTTATACCACCGGCCGCTTGTCGGGGCTGGACGTCTCCGACCAGGGGGTGCTTTTCGCCCGCTACACCAACGGTCAGTCCAAAGCCCTGGGGCAGGTGGCCCTGGCCGCCTTTAACAACACCAATGGATTGTCTCCGGTTGGCGAAACCACATGGGTAGAAACCTTTGAATCCGGCCAGCCGATTATTGGCGCACCGGATACCGGTACCCTGGGTTCCATCACCGCAAGTTCGGTGGAGGAATCGAACGTGGATCTGTCGGCGGAATTGGTCAACCTGATCATTGCCCAGCGCAATTACCAGGCGAACGCCAAGACCATCGAGACCTCCGATGCGGTCACCCAGACCATCATCAACCTCCGCTAA
- the flgC gene encoding flagellar basal body rod protein FlgC: MSLGSIFDIAGSGMTAQSLRLNTTASNIANAETASSSTETTYRARKPVFAAIQQSLLNPDSQGLAFTGEQGPGAGVRVEGIVESQADLQMRYQPEHPAANEDGYVFYPNVNVVEEMADMMSSSRSYQMNVDIMNTAKSMMQRILTLGQQ, encoded by the coding sequence ATGTCATTGGGTAGCATTTTTGACATCGCCGGTTCCGGCATGACCGCGCAATCACTGCGGCTGAATACAACGGCATCCAACATCGCCAACGCGGAGACGGCCAGTTCCAGCACCGAGACAACCTATCGGGCACGCAAGCCGGTATTCGCTGCCATCCAGCAGTCCCTGCTCAATCCCGACAGCCAGGGCCTTGCCTTTACCGGTGAGCAGGGGCCCGGAGCCGGGGTCCGTGTTGAGGGCATCGTTGAGAGCCAGGCGGATCTCCAGATGCGGTATCAGCCCGAGCACCCGGCAGCGAATGAAGACGGCTATGTGTTCTATCCGAACGTGAACGTGGTGGAAGAAATGGCCGACATGATGTCCTCCTCCCGGAGTTATCAGATGAACGTGGACATCATGAATACCGCCAAATCCATGATGCAGCGAATCCTGACCCTTGGTCAGCAGTAA
- the flgK gene encoding flagellar hook-associated protein FlgK translates to MAGLIGIGLTGILSHQSALNTTGNNITNANTPGYSRQEVLFETLEGQRTGAGTVGSGVSISDIRRLADEYLVQQVREDSTLFSEQETLNSELTRLDNLLGGESTGLSNALNNFFAALQNAAEDPTSLPQRQLVLSEAQQIVNRFQALNQEFVQQRESVKTQMEQGVKDANTLLKSIAELNLAISESPGIAQGQMPNELLDKRDEKLRQLSELVNIKVTEGEGSQVNVSLTNGLSLVVGSNAAQFGTEESAEDPTRLSFTLSNGGRTLNIDEQITGGKLGGLRRFDNEALKPAFDELGRIAIALSATMNHQHEIGMDLEGDLGGLFFTDINSLAAQRSRVVANANNQSPQTGQLAVEITDSAALGARSYTLQFSGDGRSFELIDKATGETVNQGRLPDPVQSEISMPGFNIRVEGGTFNPGDKYLIQPTRNAAESIGLEVSREEDLAFASPIRAEAGDQNIGTGEIDQGTMLNVRNPFTNSVLPAFSQQGQLSPPLEIRFRDDAGTLVYDVYDASSGAILEAGDASAVPPVNTFTPGVTNKLFPEDPSDPGYRGFQFQVSGEPAPGDSFVIDYNSNGVSDNRNAEFLAALGTANTMNNGSQSFAEGYAGLVEDIGVKTRQSQLDMDAGKTLLEQSTNQRESVSGVNLDEEAGRLIQYQAAYNASAQVMSVAQDLFNTLLQSFR, encoded by the coding sequence ATGGCAGGACTCATAGGCATTGGCCTGACCGGTATCCTGAGTCATCAGTCGGCTCTGAATACCACCGGCAATAACATCACCAACGCGAACACGCCGGGCTACAGCCGCCAGGAAGTTCTGTTTGAGACCCTGGAAGGCCAGCGCACCGGCGCCGGCACCGTGGGCAGCGGCGTCAGCATTTCCGATATCCGGCGTCTGGCGGATGAGTACCTGGTCCAGCAGGTCCGGGAGGACAGTACCCTGTTCAGCGAGCAGGAAACCCTGAACTCCGAGCTGACGCGGCTGGATAATCTGCTCGGTGGCGAATCCACGGGGCTGAGCAATGCCCTGAATAATTTCTTTGCCGCTCTGCAGAATGCCGCAGAGGACCCGACGTCATTGCCTCAGCGACAATTGGTGCTGAGCGAGGCGCAACAGATCGTCAACCGATTCCAGGCACTCAACCAGGAATTCGTCCAGCAGCGGGAATCCGTCAAAACCCAGATGGAGCAGGGGGTCAAGGATGCAAATACGCTGCTCAAGAGCATTGCTGAATTGAATCTTGCCATTTCCGAATCACCGGGCATCGCGCAGGGCCAGATGCCCAATGAGTTGCTCGACAAGCGCGACGAGAAGCTCCGACAGCTGTCAGAGCTGGTCAACATCAAAGTCACCGAGGGTGAGGGCAGCCAGGTCAATGTGTCCCTGACCAACGGTCTGTCCCTGGTGGTTGGCAGCAATGCCGCACAGTTCGGGACCGAGGAAAGTGCCGAAGATCCGACACGGCTCTCGTTCACGCTCTCCAATGGCGGCCGCACCCTCAATATTGACGAGCAGATTACCGGCGGCAAGCTCGGCGGCCTGCGTCGGTTCGATAATGAAGCACTGAAGCCGGCGTTTGATGAACTCGGTCGTATCGCCATTGCCCTGTCGGCCACGATGAACCATCAGCATGAAATCGGGATGGATCTGGAGGGAGATCTCGGCGGCCTGTTCTTTACTGACATCAACTCGCTGGCGGCGCAGCGCAGCCGGGTCGTCGCCAATGCCAACAACCAATCTCCCCAGACCGGCCAGTTGGCCGTAGAGATTACGGACAGCGCGGCGCTGGGAGCCCGAAGTTACACGCTGCAATTCAGCGGCGATGGTCGCAGCTTTGAATTGATCGACAAGGCCACGGGAGAAACCGTGAACCAGGGCCGGCTGCCGGACCCGGTACAATCCGAGATCTCCATGCCTGGGTTCAACATCCGCGTGGAAGGCGGCACCTTCAATCCCGGTGACAAGTACCTGATCCAGCCTACGCGGAACGCCGCGGAGAGCATAGGTCTTGAAGTATCCCGGGAAGAGGATCTGGCGTTCGCAAGCCCGATTCGTGCCGAGGCGGGTGACCAGAATATCGGCACCGGCGAAATCGATCAGGGCACCATGCTCAATGTGAGGAATCCGTTTACCAACTCGGTTCTGCCGGCGTTCTCCCAGCAGGGCCAGCTGTCGCCGCCTCTGGAAATCCGGTTTCGGGACGATGCCGGAACCCTGGTCTATGACGTATACGACGCCTCCAGCGGCGCCATCCTTGAGGCGGGTGACGCCAGTGCCGTGCCTCCGGTCAACACGTTCACTCCCGGTGTAACGAACAAGCTCTTCCCGGAAGATCCGTCCGACCCGGGATACCGGGGGTTCCAGTTTCAGGTGAGCGGAGAGCCCGCGCCTGGTGACAGCTTCGTGATTGACTACAACAGCAACGGCGTTTCCGATAACCGGAATGCTGAATTCCTGGCGGCACTGGGTACGGCCAACACCATGAATAACGGTAGCCAGAGCTTTGCCGAGGGCTACGCCGGTCTGGTGGAGGACATTGGCGTCAAAACACGCCAGAGTCAGCTCGACATGGATGCCGGCAAGACCCTGCTGGAGCAGTCGACCAATCAGAGGGAGTCGGTGTCTGGCGTCAACCTCGACGAGGAGGCGGGCAGGTTGATTCAGTACCAGGCCGCTTACAACGCGTCCGCCCAGGTAATGTCGGTGGCGCAGGATTTGTTCAATACGCTGTTACAGAGTTTCCGGTAA
- a CDS encoding flagellar hook assembly protein FlgD encodes MSAINATDASDVLSQYQLKQQRGADSKSELGRNEFMELMLAQLKNQNPLEPQDNGEFISQLAQFSSLEEMQKLSGTVDDVVGQFRSTQALQASAMVGKTVLAPSSVGILGADGEVSGTIAVPASTGGLRLSVQNQAGELVRQIDLGSSPAGVKSFSWDGQDGNGNPLPPGPYRIVAEASYPEGTQQLGTMVSANVDSVSLGQNGSITLNLAGMGSIALSDVKQIN; translated from the coding sequence ATGAGCGCAATTAACGCAACAGACGCTTCGGATGTTCTGAGCCAATACCAGCTGAAACAGCAGAGAGGCGCCGACAGTAAGAGTGAATTGGGCCGCAACGAGTTCATGGAGCTGATGCTGGCCCAGTTGAAGAATCAGAATCCGCTGGAGCCCCAGGACAACGGCGAATTCATTTCCCAACTCGCCCAGTTCAGCTCGCTGGAAGAAATGCAAAAGCTGTCCGGTACTGTTGATGATGTGGTCGGTCAGTTTCGCTCGACCCAGGCCCTTCAAGCATCTGCGATGGTCGGCAAAACCGTGTTGGCGCCCTCCAGTGTTGGCATCCTGGGCGCGGATGGCGAAGTCAGCGGCACGATTGCAGTGCCTGCCTCGACCGGTGGCCTGCGCCTGTCCGTGCAGAACCAGGCCGGTGAGCTGGTCCGTCAGATTGATCTGGGCAGCAGCCCGGCGGGCGTCAAGTCTTTCAGTTGGGATGGTCAGGACGGTAACGGCAATCCATTGCCGCCAGGCCCGTACCGGATTGTGGCGGAGGCTTCCTATCCGGAGGGGACGCAGCAGTTGGGCACCATGGTCAGCGCGAACGTGGACAGTGTTTCGCTGGGCCAGAACGGCTCGATCACATTGAATCTTGCGGGCATGGGCTCGATCGCCCTGTCCGATGTAAAGCAAATCAACTGA
- the flgG gene encoding flagellar basal-body rod protein FlgG: MHPALWVSKTGLSAQDTNMSTISNNLANVNTTGFKRDRAVFQDLLYQINRQPGGLSTQNSELPSGLQLGTGVRVVGTAKQFSQGNLQVTEQPLDMAVNGRGFLQVQLPDGQIAYTRDGQFQLNADGDVVNPDGYALEPAITVPENATNITIGKDGTVSAVTDDQSAPVNLGQITLVDFINPQGLQAIGNNLFKATNASGDPAEGEPGLAGLGTIEQGSVEASNVEVVEELVNMITTQRAYEMNSKVVSTTDQMLQFITNNIG, translated from the coding sequence ATGCATCCAGCACTTTGGGTCAGTAAAACCGGGTTGAGCGCTCAGGACACCAACATGTCCACCATTTCCAACAACCTGGCGAACGTGAACACCACCGGCTTCAAGCGGGATCGTGCAGTCTTCCAGGATTTGCTGTACCAGATCAATCGCCAGCCGGGCGGCCTGAGCACGCAGAACTCGGAGTTGCCCTCCGGCCTGCAGTTAGGCACCGGTGTTCGTGTGGTTGGCACCGCCAAGCAGTTTTCCCAGGGCAATCTTCAGGTCACCGAGCAGCCCCTGGACATGGCGGTGAATGGGCGTGGATTCCTTCAGGTCCAGCTCCCGGACGGCCAGATCGCCTACACCCGGGACGGGCAATTTCAGCTTAACGCCGATGGCGACGTCGTGAACCCGGACGGGTACGCGCTTGAACCCGCCATCACGGTCCCGGAAAACGCCACTAATATTACGATCGGTAAGGACGGCACAGTATCCGCCGTGACCGACGACCAGTCTGCCCCCGTCAACCTTGGACAGATCACGCTGGTTGATTTCATCAACCCCCAGGGGCTCCAGGCAATCGGCAACAATCTGTTCAAGGCGACCAACGCCAGTGGCGATCCTGCCGAGGGTGAGCCCGGTCTTGCGGGCCTGGGTACCATTGAGCAGGGCTCGGTTGAGGCCTCCAACGTGGAAGTGGTGGAAGAGCTGGTCAATATGATCACGACCCAGCGTGCCTATGAGATGAACTCGAAGGTCGTATCCACCACGGATCAGATGCTGCAGTTCATCACCAACAACATCGGTTAA
- the flgB gene encoding flagellar basal body rod protein FlgB produces the protein MAISFDKALGIHQYALEARVKRAEVLANNMANADTPGFKARDVDFQAVMQRAQQAATGFEMARTNAGHMDTSSGAPDSELLYRTPHQPSVDGNTVDAQQEQTRFMRNAMDYQASFQFLNSKFSGLTKALKGE, from the coding sequence ATGGCGATTTCATTTGATAAAGCGCTTGGGATTCATCAGTACGCATTGGAAGCCCGGGTCAAGCGGGCGGAAGTACTGGCGAATAACATGGCAAACGCCGATACCCCGGGATTCAAGGCCCGCGATGTCGACTTCCAGGCCGTGATGCAGCGGGCACAGCAGGCCGCTACTGGCTTCGAGATGGCCAGGACGAACGCCGGACACATGGACACATCAAGCGGCGCCCCTGACAGCGAATTGCTGTACCGGACGCCTCACCAGCCCTCGGTAGACGGCAATACGGTGGATGCACAGCAGGAGCAGACCCGGTTCATGCGGAACGCCATGGATTACCAGGCCAGCTTCCAGTTCCTGAACAGTAAATTTTCCGGCCTGACCAAAGCCCTCAAGGGCGAATAA
- a CDS encoding flagellar basal body P-ring protein FlgI — translation MNLKKLLATGLMLSVFAGPVLADRLKDLARIKGVRNNQLVGYGLVVGLDGTGDKAPFTNQTFRNMMNQFGVTLPEGVNPNLANVAAVTVSATLPPFAKPGQELDITVSSIGNADSLRGGTLLMTPLKGADDNIYAMAQGSLVVGGFGAQGQDGSRITVNIPSVGRIPNGATIEREVVSPFSKGDTITFHLLRPDFTTARRVVEAVNGHLGPDMAYAHDATSISVRAPRDPSQRVSFLSILENIDVDPAQDAAKVVINSRTGTIVVGQNVQVSPAAVTHGNLTVTIQENPNVVQPNPFAQGETALEQDSQIAITEEPARMFKFGPAVTLNDIVQAVNQVGAAPGDVMAVLEALKQAGALRAELIVI, via the coding sequence ATGAACCTGAAAAAATTGTTGGCTACGGGGTTGATGCTGTCGGTCTTCGCAGGGCCAGTGCTGGCGGATCGACTCAAGGATCTGGCCCGAATCAAGGGTGTCCGTAACAACCAGTTGGTGGGTTATGGCCTGGTGGTGGGCCTCGATGGTACTGGCGACAAAGCGCCGTTCACCAACCAGACCTTCCGCAACATGATGAACCAGTTTGGCGTGACCCTGCCGGAGGGCGTGAACCCCAACCTGGCCAACGTCGCTGCGGTTACTGTCAGTGCCACCTTGCCGCCTTTTGCCAAGCCGGGCCAGGAGCTTGATATTACGGTCTCTTCCATCGGCAACGCCGATAGCCTGCGCGGCGGTACGCTGCTGATGACGCCGCTCAAAGGGGCCGACGACAACATCTACGCCATGGCCCAGGGCAGTCTCGTCGTTGGCGGTTTCGGTGCCCAGGGGCAGGATGGCTCCCGTATTACCGTCAATATCCCCAGCGTAGGCCGGATTCCCAACGGAGCGACCATCGAACGGGAAGTGGTCTCGCCATTCTCCAAGGGCGATACCATCACGTTCCATCTGTTGCGTCCGGATTTCACCACCGCTCGCCGGGTCGTTGAGGCGGTGAACGGCCACCTTGGTCCCGACATGGCGTATGCCCATGACGCAACGTCCATTTCCGTTCGCGCGCCACGGGACCCGTCCCAGCGTGTGAGCTTCCTGTCGATCCTAGAAAACATTGATGTTGATCCTGCACAAGATGCCGCAAAGGTGGTCATCAACAGTCGGACCGGGACCATTGTTGTTGGCCAGAATGTCCAGGTCAGTCCGGCGGCCGTAACCCACGGCAATCTCACGGTCACCATCCAGGAGAACCCGAACGTTGTTCAGCCCAACCCGTTTGCCCAGGGCGAGACGGCGCTTGAGCAGGACAGCCAGATTGCCATCACGGAGGAGCCGGCACGGATGTTCAAGTTCGGCCCGGCGGTCACGCTGAACGATATCGTCCAGGCGGTGAACCAGGTCGGCGCAGCACCGGGTGATGTCATGGCGGTGCTTGAGGCGCTCAAACAGGCCGGCGCGCTGCGCGCCGAACTGATCGTGATCTAG
- a CDS encoding flagellar basal body rod protein FlgF, giving the protein MDKALYIGMSGAKQNMLAQRAHANNLANVSTTGFKKDFAQARSMAVFGEHHPTRAYAMTERPGSDLSAGALMETGRKLDVALEGEGWLAIQNDRGEEVFTRTGSLQIDVNGLMRLPGGELVLGNGGPVALPPFDNVQIGADGTVSVVPVGGAPDELVEVDRLKLVNPPSDALEKGLDGFMRRKPDQAIDGVEPPDANLRVATGFLESSNVNAVEEMISNLQLSRQYEMQVKVMTTANENSEAAARLLQNL; this is encoded by the coding sequence ATGGACAAAGCCCTCTACATCGGTATGTCAGGCGCCAAGCAGAATATGCTCGCCCAGCGTGCCCATGCCAACAACCTGGCTAACGTCAGCACGACCGGCTTCAAGAAAGATTTTGCCCAGGCCCGCAGCATGGCCGTGTTCGGGGAACATCATCCGACCCGCGCCTACGCCATGACCGAGCGTCCCGGAAGCGATCTGTCTGCCGGTGCCTTGATGGAAACCGGCCGGAAGCTTGATGTGGCCCTGGAAGGTGAAGGCTGGCTGGCGATTCAGAATGATCGCGGCGAAGAGGTATTCACCCGCACCGGCAGTCTCCAGATTGATGTTAACGGTCTTATGCGCCTGCCCGGCGGTGAGCTCGTTCTGGGCAACGGCGGGCCGGTGGCTTTGCCGCCGTTCGATAACGTCCAGATCGGGGCTGACGGTACCGTCTCTGTCGTGCCGGTCGGTGGCGCGCCGGATGAGTTGGTCGAGGTAGACCGGTTGAAGCTGGTGAATCCGCCCTCTGATGCATTGGAGAAAGGGCTTGATGGCTTTATGCGCCGCAAGCCCGACCAGGCCATCGATGGCGTTGAGCCGCCTGATGCCAATCTCCGGGTGGCGACCGGTTTTCTGGAAAGCTCGAACGTGAACGCCGTTGAGGAAATGATTTCCAACCTGCAGTTGTCCAGGCAATACGAGATGCAGGTGAAGGTCATGACCACGGCCAATGAAAATTCCGAAGCAGCGGCACGGCTGTTGCAGAACCTCTGA
- the flgH gene encoding flagellar basal body L-ring protein FlgH has product MKRIIPSRMFQRAPTLTLVGALIVLQGCTAMSRPRAVPDDPEFAPVRAQAMMQRDPESGAIFQSSRNYNFYGDTTALNVGDVLTITLEESTRASKNAETSISKESEVTLPEPTILGKSNIGLDTALTHDRDFEGAAEADQSNSLAGNITVTVTEVLPNGVLRIRGEKWLSLTNGDEYIRLTGLVRPEDIQPDNTVASTRIADARIAYGGTGDFDQANQMGWLARFFNSEWWPL; this is encoded by the coding sequence ATGAAACGCATCATTCCAAGCCGCATGTTCCAACGGGCACCGACGCTGACACTGGTTGGTGCACTGATTGTGCTGCAGGGGTGTACGGCCATGAGCCGCCCCCGGGCAGTACCGGACGATCCCGAGTTCGCGCCGGTTCGTGCGCAGGCGATGATGCAGCGGGATCCGGAATCCGGAGCGATCTTCCAGAGCTCCCGGAATTACAACTTCTACGGCGACACCACGGCGCTGAACGTGGGTGATGTGCTGACCATCACGCTTGAAGAATCCACCCGGGCGAGCAAGAACGCAGAAACCAGCATCAGCAAGGAAAGCGAGGTCACGCTTCCGGAGCCGACCATCCTGGGCAAGAGCAACATCGGGCTCGACACCGCCCTCACTCACGACCGGGACTTCGAGGGTGCTGCGGAAGCGGACCAGAGCAATAGCCTGGCCGGCAACATCACCGTAACGGTCACCGAGGTTCTGCCGAACGGTGTCTTGCGTATTCGCGGTGAAAAGTGGCTGTCACTGACCAATGGTGATGAATATATTCGCCTGACTGGCCTGGTGCGGCCCGAGGATATCCAGCCGGATAACACCGTTGCCTCGACGCGCATCGCCGATGCCCGGATCGCCTATGGCGGTACCGGCGATTTCGACCAGGCGAACCAGATGGGCTGGCTGGCCCGCTTCTTCAACAGCGAGTGGTGGCCATTATGA